From one Planktothrix agardhii NIES-204 genomic stretch:
- a CDS encoding transcriptional repressor, CopY family: MAPLPNYRPRQLSLGPLETEILEIVWELGITTVKDVHERILSDPNRELAYTSVTTVLRRLTDKGWLACNKQERAFYWQALLTREQAQAILAYDRLNRFLAIGNPDIVASFADSLDTASLDQIDAIASRLDAIRRQREGQQ, from the coding sequence ATGGCTCCTTTGCCTAATTATCGTCCTCGGCAACTTTCCCTCGGCCCGTTAGAAACGGAAATCCTAGAAATAGTCTGGGAATTGGGTATAACCACGGTTAAAGATGTCCATGAACGGATTTTATCTGACCCAAATCGAGAATTAGCTTATACTTCAGTAACAACAGTATTGCGTCGTTTAACAGATAAGGGTTGGTTAGCTTGTAATAAACAGGAGCGGGCTTTTTATTGGCAAGCTTTACTCACCCGTGAACAAGCCCAGGCTATTTTAGCTTATGATCGTTTAAATAGATTTTTAGCCATAGGTAATCCCGATATAGTTGCTTCTTTTGCTGATAGTTTAGATACTGCAAGTTTAGATCAAATTGATGCCATTGCCTCACGCCTTGATGCTATTCGTCGCCAACGGGAGGGACAACAATAA
- a CDS encoding cytochrome c, class I, protein MKKIISVLLVMTVAILTFVPSAFAADLASGAKIFASNCASCHAGGRNLINASKTLKKSDLEKYGMYDLQAIITQVTNGKAAMPSFKGRLKDDQIADVAAYVLAQADKDWKK, encoded by the coding sequence ATGAAAAAAATAATTTCAGTTTTGTTAGTCATGACCGTCGCTATTTTAACTTTTGTTCCCAGTGCCTTCGCCGCAGATTTAGCAAGTGGAGCTAAAATATTTGCGTCAAATTGTGCATCTTGTCACGCCGGGGGGAGAAACTTAATTAATGCGAGCAAAACTTTGAAAAAATCGGATCTGGAAAAATATGGGATGTATGATCTCCAGGCAATTATAACCCAAGTAACAAATGGGAAAGCAGCCATGCCTAGCTTCAAAGGTCGTTTAAAAGACGATCAAATTGCTGATGTTGCTGCTTATGTATTAGCTCAAGCGGATAAAGACTGGAAAAAGTAA
- a CDS encoding peptidase M56 BlaR1, with protein sequence MHLMIILFALGCAVGLRLIPLSQGENWHQRWQKSLFLFVCPPLVLLMTALAVLSMGTKGEMLGLQASWFSYFLALGFIGWGILTVIKLIGQLWQSQYRIHRLSQQLVMGKTARILEDDFPYSAQIGFWQPKLVVSRGLLNLLDETHLEAVIAHEQAHLNYRDTFWFFALGWLQTLTIWLPNTNQLWQELLLLREMRADRYATQQVDALVLAESLLYLAKAPFESPDYGNLSFSCSIRSSRLEERIDAILMEDSAPLTWGWWVWILLFWVCLPWITVPFHYS encoded by the coding sequence ATGCACTTAATGATTATTTTATTCGCCCTAGGATGCGCGGTCGGTTTGCGACTTATCCCATTGTCTCAAGGGGAAAATTGGCATCAACGCTGGCAAAAATCTCTATTTTTGTTTGTCTGTCCACCTTTGGTTTTATTGATGACCGCTTTGGCGGTATTATCGATGGGAACAAAGGGGGAAATGTTGGGACTTCAAGCCAGTTGGTTTAGTTATTTTCTGGCTTTGGGATTTATCGGTTGGGGAATATTAACGGTTATTAAGTTAATCGGTCAATTGTGGCAATCTCAATACCGAATTCATCGCCTATCTCAACAGCTTGTGATGGGAAAAACAGCACGAATTTTAGAGGATGATTTTCCCTATAGCGCTCAAATTGGATTTTGGCAGCCGAAATTGGTAGTTAGTAGAGGATTATTAAACCTCTTAGATGAGACCCATTTAGAAGCAGTGATTGCCCATGAACAAGCCCATTTAAACTATCGAGATACTTTCTGGTTTTTTGCATTAGGCTGGCTACAAACTTTAACCATTTGGCTTCCTAATACCAACCAACTCTGGCAAGAATTACTATTATTAAGGGAAATGCGGGCTGATCGTTACGCCACCCAACAAGTTGACGCTTTAGTATTAGCAGAATCCCTATTATATCTTGCTAAAGCTCCTTTTGAATCTCCCGATTATGGCAATTTATCCTTTAGTTGTTCCATTCGTAGTAGTCGTTTAGAAGAAAGAATAGATGCAATTCTAATGGAAGATTCTGCTCCTTTAACCTGGGGATGGTGGGTGTGGATATTACTATTTTGGGTCTGTTTACCTTGGATTACAGTCCCCTTCCATTAT